In Theobroma cacao cultivar B97-61/B2 chromosome 7, Criollo_cocoa_genome_V2, whole genome shotgun sequence, the genomic window attatatataataaatattattgttaaatttatagaaaaaatatatttttaatattaattttcatatatattttctaataataaataaaacttataaattttaatattataattttaaaaaaatgataaaattttgacatttttattcaaaattaaatcaatcaaattaatatGATGTTTGATCGGTTTgatcttattttatatttaatcgattttaatttattttttaaaaatattttattcattgatATTTAAACATGATGGACCGAACTGATCAAACCATCAATTGCTCACCCTTAGCTCAGGTTGCATTCCATCAATTCTTTTTGGGCCTCAGAGTGGAAGGTGTGGGCTTTACTCTACTTTAAGATTATAAATTGGAAAACCTTTTCCCCATCATCAGTAGCCCTCTTTTGACCCAATGATTCAATTGATCAAAAGCTGTATAGAGGAAGCCATTTTGGACCTTTTCAACCACCAACTAGGAAGAAATGATTTGGTTTGATCATATTCAAGGATTAGATAACTACTAATATGGTATGATTTGTCAcatgcataattttttttattttacaaacaATTATGTTAGAAGAGTGGGAACCATGAAATGAAAGCCTGTAAGTAGGCAGCAACCatcagaaaagaagaaaaaccataAGATAGTCTTTGTTTtataacaatataaaatcttCATAAGCTTATGGTCAAATCAAGCACCAACCACCACAGAATAAAGAATACATACGTAGTTATATAACTTATTGTTCTTTGAGAACTTGTCCAGAGCATGATTCCGCATATGCAGCTGAAGTTTCCCTGTCAAATGGTGTTGATTACatagaaaaatacaaattcaAATCAGTATTCTATGATGATTGGGAGGTTAACAGCATGAAAGTTTGTTGAGGTTTtgtttcttccttgtttcaaggGGATTCATTGTTGGCGTACAGGTTTTGCCAGgttgagaagaagaaagatggagAAGGAACCTAGAACAAGGGTGGTGAATTGTGCAACTCTGGCAGTCTGTTTAGTTTTGATTGTTCTGCTTTATGCTGCATTTTTTCCATCAAATGACACTGCATTTCAGTCATGtaatcatcttttttttttagctatTCAGATGTTTTGTCccatatttttgtttgttgttttgtttataTGAAAAGCTAGGCTGATTTGAGCTCTTTGGAAATGAAGGGAAGGACAGGTTTTCGGATTCAAGAGGCAGTCTCAGCAGTGATAGGGTTGATGTTGATGCAGTTGATTCTCAGGAATTTCTGTTAAGAAGACTTGTTAGAGGTTTCTCTGTTAATCTCTATCATTCttagaatttaatttcttcCTACCTTGCATGCCAATGTATTTGTGTTCAATGGAACAGGAGATGACAGGGTTCAGCTCGACTCCAATGGATTTTCCTGCCATACTGATGTTCATTCAGAAGTATGCCTTGTGGACAATCCAGTAAGGATTGATAACAAAGCATTAACAGTTTATGCACCATCTGATCAACCTCAAGTTAAGAGAATGGTTCAGCCATATGCAAGGAAAGAGGATGAAACTGCTATGAAACTTGTTACACCAGTTCAGATACTGTATGGAAACACCAACCCACCAGCTTGTGGATTCACCCACAATGTCACAGCGGTGGTCTTCTCCTCTAGAGGATTCACAGGAAACGTGTTTCATGAGTTCAATGAGATTGTCATCCCTTTATTCATCACTTGCCACCATTTCCAATCCCGCCTACAGTTTGTCATCACTGACTTCCAGCCTTGGTGGGTTCAAAAGTACAACAGGATTCTTTCTCACTTGTCTAGTTATGGGGTCATAAATCCTGAAGCAGATGGAAGTGTTCACTGCTTTCCAGGGGCTGTAATAGGGCTTAAGTATCATGACAATCTAGCCCTCAACACTACTGATATTCCAGGAGGTTATTCCATGTTTGATTTCAGGCAGTTCCTAAAGGAATCATACAATCTGAGAGTAAAGCATGTGTCTGAGATTGAGAAGCCAGTGCTGATGCTTATATCGCGCCGTGAAACAAGAAGGTTTTTGAATGAAGATGAAATGGTGGAAATGATGGAGGAACTAGGCTTTCAAGTCATAAGGGCAGAACCTGGCAGGATGTCTAACTTAGACAAGTTTGCTGGGGTAGTGAACTCCTGTAGTGTCATGGTTGGAGCTCATGGTGCTGGCCTAACAAATGAAATATTCTTGCCCACTGGTGCAGTGATGGTTCAGGTGGTGCCACTGGCAAACGAATGGGCTGCAGCCAACTACTTTGGAGAACCAGCAAAGGAAATGGGTGTCCAATACTTGGAGTACAAGATTGAACCAGAGGAAAGTTCTCTCTTTGACGCTTATGGCAGAGATCACCCTGTCATTACTGATCCAGAATCTGTTATCTCTAAGGGCTACTATGCTTTCAGGTCTGTGTATGTTGATGGCCAAGATCTAAAGATCAATTTAGAGAGATTTAAGAAGACCCTTATTGAAGCTAAGCAACTTCTTGGAAGCTCAACTCCCTTTGATCCATGAATGTTGATGTGATCATCTTCAAGACACAGCAAGAAGAGGCAGACAGAAAATGAATTCCAGCATCATGTACAAGGTctcaaattcattttccaCCCCCCCTCCCCCTTGAGGAAATAAACAGCATTTGTCCTTTTGGTATAGAGTCGGGGAAAAGCCAAAATAACATTAATACCCAGTTTAAATAGCATACAGTTCTGTTTTATTGATTCAAGAACCATCATTGCTCAGTTTCAGACCAACAGATTCATTATTCAAAGATAATACAAACTTGCCAGCTAAAGCTGCTGCCATGTCTATATCTTGCTGTTATAGTAAATCCATTTCAAGTTTTCTCAAGCCAACCTACAGCTTACAGCAATAGAGTTCACTAATATTACCCCATATATAGCAGATATGATCCTCCAAGCAAGCAGCAGAATCACATATTACCAGCTTCTTGTAGGAAACGGATCAAAAGGAAAGCTGCAGAGTTCCTGGCATCTTTTTCTGTAAGTTTTTCATCACCCACCATGCCGAGCACAACGTCTTCAATTTCAATTGCAACTGAATACGCATATTTCCTCTCATGTGAGGGACCTTCACCTTTCACTTTTCTGCAAGTTATAGCAACAAAAGGACTGAATTGAcagtaaaagaagaaaagaaaaagcaaggGATAAACATATACATGAACGTTAAGATCAATCTTTTATCATAGTAAAGAGCTAATTCAACCAACTTGCTCTAATTTTTCCCATTTCCTTCAATGATTAACCAAACTTTTCTGCTGTTCTGGTCTGTTTTCTCATGTTTAGGCCTAGAAATGAATGGATACATTGGTGGGAAAACAGAACTTTGCCAAGACTTTCTCTTGGGTAAAAATGGAGTCCCTCAGTCCAACATTGATCACAATGTTGATCTTGTTACCCAATCTACATTCCTGGAAAATGTGACATACCAAAACCTGGAaatctcctctctctctcattgTCTCATTGTTTCATATTCCTGAGAAAAGTGCCTTGTTTTCCTTGTTCCTACTGACCCCTAACCTCAAATGGCTAGCTGGGTTATTTCATGTAGCAATTCAGAATCTGAATTCAATGTCCATAACCAAGAATTATGTTCACGCGAAAGGGATTAAATTGTGCAAGAACAGGTTGATCAGGAAGAAATTCATGCCTGTAAACAGGTTTTTTCCACTTTCTCTTGCCACATAATCCATGCAACTCATTTTGTGCTCCTTTAATCTGAGAAGACAGGTCAGGTCCATCCTTTGGCAGTATGATTGCACCAATACCCAATAGATCTTTAAAGATCTGCCAAACATATCAAAAACACACAAAATTTTGCTTAAATCCTTTGGCTGCATGCATGATTTTACTCCACCAATGATGATTGTCATCATTGCGGTTAAAAGGGTCATTAAAGATcacagaaattaaaataaaaattttaattttgaaatattttatattaaaacaaaaacaaaaacaaaaaccaagaaaataatgaTACAAGTAACCCTTAACCTACCGTCCACAGCTTGTCTAGATCAAAATTGACGTCCAAATAAACAGCACCTGCCAGAGCCTCTACAACATCAGCCAATATGTCTGGATTTTTAACTGTAATGTTATGGTCATCAGCTGCATCTTTCACTGCCCTTTCATACTCCCTTACcttgtaaaataaaatgataaagaaaaaactttAGAGCATAAACATGATTAATTGTCCGAATTAAGGTTCGAATATCCgatttttttcattatccTTTTTCAATGAGGGTTCATGGTCCGGCTCTAATACTAATTGTCACATTATACGTGAatatccaattttttttattatcctTTCTCAATGAAGGCTCATTATTCGACTTCAATATCACTTGTCGTGATGTATGCTAACTTGCAAGGTATTATTCggtttaattaattgaatctCACGATTTTATCtcacaaaaaatatttcttacaTTATAAAGATAAtgtgaatatttaaataagctGTTCAACTCTAATATGCAGTCATATGTGAAATTCATAGTTCTCTTCCACCTTTCGGcgtattaaaaaaaaattaaatattgggTTTTcttgttaaataaaaaaaaataaacatagaaaaaatgaaaaaaataataataacaaaaagaaagagaataagAGTTCCAATACATTGTCGTCAAGACTAGCAGTGTTGTATTTCCTGAGCAACCAGTAAAGGCCATGATCAGCCGCCACGCGCGCGAGCTTCGCGTTGCTTACGCACTTTTCTCGGAGTTTAGTGAGCTGGCCTGGGGTTAGCTTCAGCTGCCCCAAACGAAAGAAATGAGTAGCGACCGCCAAGCCGAGCGAGGCGTCGCCGATGAACTCTAGTCTTTCGAACGACACCGTATTGCTGAACGAAGAATGCGTCAGAGCTTCCTCGAGGAGGCGTTTGTTTTTGAACTTGTAGTTAAGGATCTTCTCCACGCCAGCGATCGCCGACGGGTCCATGGTGGCGGCCGAGGAAGaggaacaagaagaaaaataagagtaATAACATCTCTTGACATGACGGAAACATGAGCAACAGCAACGCCAAAAGACGTGCAAAAGGAAAGCCAGGACCGCCGTGGCAGCCATCAGTTTTAGCGCAGATGCTTCGGCGGAAACGCCGTCATGGGGTTGAACCAAGTGCTCGTTCATAGTGGAAACTACTGAACTACAGTGATggaataatgagaattttgctTTCAAGTGAAGCATTTCAAAAGTCTTAGCACAAAGACTTTTTAAAGACAAAACATTGGACTTCTGTCTTCCGATCACTTTGTCTAAACATcgtgtcatgtttttattggCATAATTtcgtaaaaattatttttatcatcaaattatttgtttttacaattaaaaactaaaatttttagttaataatataaaacttAACACATAATAtagaattatgaaaaaaatatcgAACCGGATACCGAGCGGGTACAAAAACTTTTTATCTTGAATTTTCAGTAGTAAAAGATGTTCCTTTATGAAACGGAGAGACTTTTATTGAAgtttaaggagagagagagagcaaaaGGAAAAGGGCATTGTCTGCTTTGCCagatgaaaaaggaagaaggatttaaagttttaaacttTGTTTAAAGTTCATTTTATGTATAGATTCAAGAATTCAACCTGAAAAATATGGAAGAAATTAACATTAAATTTGTGCTTGTAACTGGTTATGTTGATTTCTGTCTACAATGATCATTAGAAAGAAGAGGGAATCTCGATCTATCAAACCCGAAGCTCTGATTCCATGttagaagaaatgaaaaatctgGATTTATCGAACATCttaacaataataaataaagcaTGCATGAGAACTTGAAAGATTGTATTATTACAAGAATCATCATCCCTTGAGGGATTTcaggagagagaatttgaaaatcaaggTGACACTCACTACCTTGGAGGATTACCTGGTATCATTCTTAATCCTCAAAGACAATCTAATCAAGAACAACAACAAGTTTGTGTTCATGAGATTCTACAAAGGAATGTGTTTCCAGTTACAGCAAACAAGCAGAGATCATCATTGTTGGCTTTCTAAAGCCATCTATCCTGACAGTCATCTACATCTTGGTGAGCTTCAAATTAAGCTAGAGAGATGCAGATACATTTGAAGATtgaatctttttctttatggTTGGATGCTACAACATACAACAAGATTTTACCTCTTATTAGAGATATGATACAGATTGCGGTGAAGTGAGGAGAGGGCACAATCACAGATAGCCAGATTCTTGGAGGGCTCGAATCATGAAGGAAGCTGCAGAGTTCTCTGCTTCTTTTACTCTGGACTTTTCATCCCCTGTGATATATAGTGCACCATCTACAGTTGGAATTTTAACTGAAGATACAAATATCTTCTCATGCGGGCGACCTTCATCTTTCTCGAGTCTAAGAGTTGAAGCAACAAAAGCGAAAAAGGATTAGACCTTTTGAAACatggaaggaaaaaagagTGATGAAATTGACAAGAAGTGagaatattttaacaaaagCGAAGCATGGGATGAACATATGTATCAGAGATGGCAAACAATATGTGAACTTCGAACCTCACATTGTCATTCAAAATTGCATAGTGACAATTACAATACAGGCAACTTCTCTGAGTATCCTACATGAATTTCTATCTTGCAACCCAGAACCTTCAAAGATACCAGACACACTTATCTGGCTTTTTAAGTCGCCTCATGCCTGATCATAAGAAGTCATTAATGTTCAAAGAAAACCAGCAAAGGACTACTCTAAGATGCACTACAACATCGAGAAAGATTAATATTTGATACACTGTCAGGCCACCGAGAATTGCTTGTATCTTGCTTTGCAAATGCCTTCTAAACATCTATTTGTATATTGCTTGCATATGCACCCTAGTGCATATAAGGGATCTCTAAATGAGGATCTGCTAGAGATAACAATTCATTAAGGCAAGtttatcccaaaaaaaaattctcatagATTTAAAAGGAAGTATAAGTTCATACTCATAAATAGGCTTAGGCCACTTTTTCTTGCCACAGAGCTCATGCAACTTCTGTTTTGCTCCATCAATCTCAAAAGACCCGTTAATCCCACCGATTCCAAATGGATTTACATCAACAGGCATGGATTGCAACAACTTATGCAAGGCTCCCCTTGCTGCATTAAGCTTTGCAATGTCCTTCTGCTCAGAAGAACCAGAAGCAACGAAACTTCCATCGACATAAACACTAGCAACATTTCTCAACCCTTTCTTCCAGTGCTTTATATCAACATGCTTCCCTTGCTTTTGGCAAAACTCAAACAACACCGTCACGGGTTGGGGCTGTTGCTGCAAATCCTCTAATGTCACTATAGGCTCCAATAAACCTCTAATGATCTGCAATACATACCCTAACAATTCCTTTAACCTCAACTTTCACAAACCCCTAAACGAGGAACGAGATGATCGAATCAAAAACAGTAAAGTACATACCACCCACAGTTTTGATAGATCAAAATTGACGTCAACATAAACAGCAGCTGCCACAGACTCTACAATATCAGCTAGGACCTTTGGTGCTTTCATGGATCCACCATATGACACTGGATCATCTTCTTGACTAACCACCTTAGCAAACTCCCTGACCTATACAATAACATAACAAGAACCCAATTATACTCATGAAACCAAATTCAAAGAATCACTGATCACATATTTAATAGAACAAAGAAACATCTTTACCAAATTCTCTAATGGCGAGATTATATTAACGGGAATTAAGTACATTAGAAAGATTACTTTACTCCTAATCAAATTCTCTCCTTTTCAACAGAATATACGCTAAggcaaagaaaagggaaatcaCCTTATCCTCGAGACTAGTGGCATTGTGCCGTACGAACTGGAAAAGCCGGTGTTTGATGGCAACGCGGGCGAGTTTCTCGGTACTTATATTCGCTGCCCGGATCAACGAAAGCAGCCCAGGGTCAAGCTCCGGGTAAGCCAAGAAGACGTGGTTAGTGAGGGCCAGCCCCAGCGCAGCGTCGCCGACGAACTCGAGTCGTTGATACGACGTCGAATCGGAGTAAGAAGAGTGAGTCAACGCTTCTTCGAGGAGGCGTTTGTTTCGAAAACTGTAGTTGAGGATCCTCTCCACGGCCGCGATTGAGGCTTCCATGTCGGAAGAAGGCGAGGAGGAAgaggaggtggtggtggtggtgaaGTGGTTGTAGGAGATTGGCGGCGCATGCAAGTTTGCGTAACGGTGGGTGACGGTGTCGACGTGACCGAAGAATTGGTTCATCGGGGAAGAAGCAGAAAGACTTCCAATGTTGAAAGTGGCTTTCCCAGGAATATGCTCTGTCCCTTCTTGTCGCTGTCTTGCCTTAATAGTGAGAAAGAAGGCTGATGTAATATTAATAAGAAACTTCCTATAATTGGAAAGTTCTTTTAAACCCAATATCAATTAACTTTTTTCACTTACATAACATATAACTTGACGAGCTAACGTAATGACGTAATACCTTAGTTGATATACCTAATATGATATCATTCTACCTTTCAATATGCCGGGAATTGTTAAATTACACTtaaatttagagaaaaatgcAAATTGTAAGGATAGAAAATGGTGAGACAAGTGCAGGCAAAATCTAGTGCTTCACCAATTTTAACTAGGATACTAAACAATGCATGTGTGTGTGCAGGCAAAATCTAGCGCTTCACCAATTTTAGCTAGGATACTAAACAATGCAtgtgtatgtgtatatatacatacaaacAAATCCATTGCTGGTTGAATTGGAGCATTAGgacaaaaatggaaaatgttTCAGCTGAATTAAGGTTCCCAGATTGTTCAGTTTGATTGTTCCGACGACGTCGAAGGTAGTTCTTCTTACATTCCAGATCAACATGATCACGCTTCTAGGTAGTTAGTAGCCATGTGTTTCTGGGAATGGTTGCCAACATATAAACTTCAACTGCAACTTTTGCTGTTGGAACCAGTTCTGGTTCATTGAAATGCTGTTGAGTAAGCTTCTTTGAGAGTGCAAAATGTCCTCACATTCTTAAAATTCGACTCAGTTTATACACCTGCAAGTCGAAAAGCAAAGTAAGATTCAAAACTGGAAAGCTTGACCTGATATATAGCACCCATTAGAAAATTTGGCTGAACGAGAATTCTGTTAAATAGAGTTCGCATCTTCGCTTGTGCAAAGGTTGACAGCATTGCCAGGGTAAATTACAAGGTAGCCAAGCATAAGAGTGACCAACAGACCATGGTGGGAAGGTTCCTATGAATTCTAACAATTAGAACAACAGAGTAATTGCATCGAAGTTTACCAACCTGTGCAGTCCTACTAGGCAGTGGAACCTCTATGCAGTTTCGTAGACCGTCAACCCTGGAAATTTCAGACAATAGATGCAGTCAAAAGAAACATGCTAGCCAGAATGCAATGGAgttaaagttaatttttacCACAAAATATGACAAGATATTCAGGGGAAGTTGATAACTACCTTCTGCTAATGGTTCGTTGAAGATATTGTTCCTCCTTTATGATCCCTTGACCTCcatattttctttcatcaGTGTTCAGTATGACCTGTATCGCCATTGAATATTTCAACTCTATTATAAATGCGTAGGAGGCTACTAAACTGTAACATTTCATGCTGCATTAGATAGGGAGTTCCTCCAAATGAACAGATTCTAATCTTAATCAAATGAAAGAAGTTATGTCCATTAGTTTAGATTTCTGAAACATCCTTATTGAACAACCTGCATTTCTGTACTTATGGCCATGCCCGGATGATGAAGAGAAATTAATCTACTTATGAACAAGAAATTTCATAACTGACcaacttaaaaagaaaaacatatacTTACCTGATACTCTCCAGCTTCATCCACACCCACACAATATCTTTCATAAGAAGTTGTGGGATGAAAGTTGAATATGAAGAGAAGAGGACCTCGTATGTAGGATATTACCTGTATATAATGGAACGacaaaattaataagaaaatcaTATGGTATTAATCTGTCAAACTAGCCGAGCGGAATATGAGCACTTGTATGTGCATACATGCatgcagagagagagagagattaaGACATCAAATGGGAAGACTGGTGCTATACCATATTAGTGTCATTCACATGGTGAATGTTGGGCAAACCTCTTGAAAGTACCCTTTCATTTTCGTCCAACTTCATCAGGTCCTAAAAGTTGGCAGAAAAAGTAAGATCCTGCAACCaatgcatttttaaatgctttttttttatagaattttGAAGCCAAAGCTAGACCATAATTTCTTGGTCAATAAACAAAAAGGACAACATAGCAATTAATGACAATATATTTACTATGCCGAACAACCATAAAGAGATGACTCATCAAATTAATGCATATGCCTAACAGTTCTAGCACTTTTTCAGATTCTTAAGTAGCAAGTAACATAAAGAAAACTGAGGTTAGAAAAtgtgtgtgacaataaaaAGGCTGTACTGCAGTGTAATAGAATTGATACCTTatcaaagcaaaataaatcaCGATATACTCCTTCATTTTCTAGAAGATCCCAGCATCGGTTAGCTAGTGAAAACGAGAACTTGTTGCTTGGCATTGGGAACTCAACCCTCTAGTACATCAAAAGACCATTAATCACAAGAAACAAAGTCTTCATAGATAAGCAAATAGAAAATCACCCTCACCTTTGGATGCCCAAATTCGTTCCCCATAAAGTTCAGATAACCACAGCCACCAACTGTGAATGTAATCAGTTTGATCATCTGGTTTAAGGGAAAGAAAACTAATGagtaattaacaaaaaatcaCAAAGTTTGTTACTAGAGATTGCACTTTCTGGAATGCATTAGAAAAACACATAAAAGTCACAAGAGTCCAAGTTGTAAGCTGATTTAGGCACTTTTTCCAGCTTTTACTAGCCAAAACCCCTTCAAGAataatgctttgatgcatcTAACCAATATGTCTTACATTATTACAAAAACGGTTTTGCTCTACAGAAttgtcaaattaataaaatgaatatgaaAGGGCAACAAAGAAAGAGCCTGGTAGCGAAGAGTTAACATATAAAAAGGCAGAAACGTTGAATACCTTGTTTAGTGAAGATCCTCTAAGCAATAATTCCTCTGAGTGAGGAGCTTGTTCATTCCCTTGACCCAATAATATCTCTGCCAATGACTGCCCTCCAGATATGGACTGACAGAAAAGATAGTAATCATAGGATATCATCATTCCAATGTATTTATAACTCTAGATGTGAATAAAATTCTTGTCTGATTCCATCTCAAACAAAGCTTTCACTATATGACAAAAGATTAAAGTAGAAGGGTACTTGGCTGTGATTTTCGGCATAGATGAGCATTTTATCTGCATAATGTCTATTGCCTAGCAACGTGCTAATTATCTGCATCATAAAAACACTTAGCATTAATGCCAGCATAATAGATGGaaaaatttatgttatgaaagaTTAAAAAGCATTCCCTCCCTGCCTTGTATATCTcatcaactaaaaataaagagaaaagagaattaATGGCAATAACAACATAATACTCAATGCTGAATCAATCTATACCAATCATGTAATACAACCTTGCTCATGCTCCACTCATGGTCAGGAGTGCTCTCAAGCAAAGACGACCACATCTCTGATGCAGAGAGATTGACATAATAATCAAATCCCAGTCCACCCTGAGAAGTTGGTTCACATAATCCAGGGTAAAACGTTGCCTGAGTATTAAAGCAGACAGAACTTTATTAAGtccacaaaagaaaaaaataaagctcAATATGGAAAAGTTCTCAAGGTTAATAACAGTACCAACAAAAGTTTCATTTAATGTAAGCCCAGAACAGCCAGatgttaaatttaaaaaaaaaaaaaaaacaagttgaTAGATGCAAATAGTGCTCAGACAAGAAGTTTGGTTTCCAAAGATAGTTAAAGAATGCAGTAAAAGTATTGGGTTTCTCGAGAAAAGAACAGCACAAAAATAAGACTTACATCTTCAGCAATTGTTATTATATTAGGATGAAGAGCATGCAGTATCTCATTTGCCAAAATGAGGTACATTAAAGCATCTTTGTCAACGTATTGATTGCAGTACCTGCAATAAAGTATgactattttcaaataattcCTGCCAGAGTGAGGAAAAGATTACAGAATGAAAGATTAAATATTGACTTAAAAAACAGTATTAGACCACCTAAGGTTTTACTAAGATTCCTTCTCTTTTAGGTGCTTAATATAATTTTCCAcaatgaatatatataatgttgTTGATTTAGCATCACTAGGATTGTGGAGCTGCCACCCCCTTCGTTGGGGTATCACCTCTTAAGGGATGATTTATGTGTCCAGTAGTTCTGTTGTTTAGCTTATCCTTCATCTTATgtactaaaaatatattcatttgaGAGCAAAGCTACTTAGTCTAATGTGAtacaaaatcaattaaattaggCATTAGGGAAATGCTACAGTAAGAAACTAACTACTTTCTCCCTCTCAAAGGAGGTTGCTACAAAAGGAAACATTTTAGTAGATGCCTTACTCCTCCAAGTCACCAGTAAATGAAGCAAAGCCATTGTGTGTATACAGCATTGATGCAAGTGAATGGAACTGAAAACCATCAATCTTATACTCTGAAATCCACCTGCTCAAGGATTATCTCAACATCATTGCCATTATTGCCTTCCCAAAGGGGAACATAAGTTACTTCCCAAAAGATTACATTACAAATCATAAaactgaaaaggaaaaaatggaaaaaagatGTTCTGCACATGTACCAGTTCAAATTTGAGAGGAGAAAATGCAATACATCTAGATCGCCGTATTTAAACATTCGGGTGCCCCAGTGTCTGTGATGTCCTCGTTTACCTAATCAAGTGCAGAAAGTTGGGAATAAGGAAAGATACTGTACAAAATATAACAATTTATTTGTTAGTCAACTTGACCTCTTATGACATTTTTTAATAGAACAACAATAACATTAAGAAATATCAGCCAAAACAAAAGGCCAAATATTCCACTTATATGCATTAAATATACAGCACATGAGCATGTAAAGTCCCCTGCTATCCTGTATAGACTAAAGGCAACAGCAAGAACAGTTATCTCAACGAGTGGCttgaatttttcataaatCCTATGTTATTGACTTTTGTTGGTTATTTGATAGAACAATTGATCTACAACTTCCATTAAATGCTAGGTGATAATTAACATGTTATCATGTGCAACCTCAACTTAACAAAATATCCCATC contains:
- the LOC18593455 gene encoding uncharacterized protein LOC18593455, giving the protein MEKEPRTRVVNCATLAVCLVLIVLLYAAFFPSNDTAFQSWKDRFSDSRGSLSSDRVDVDAVDSQEFLLRRLVRGDDRVQLDSNGFSCHTDVHSEVCLVDNPVRIDNKALTVYAPSDQPQVKRMVQPYARKEDETAMKLVTPVQILYGNTNPPACGFTHNVTAVVFSSRGFTGNVFHEFNEIVIPLFITCHHFQSRLQFVITDFQPWWVQKYNRILSHLSSYGVINPEADGSVHCFPGAVIGLKYHDNLALNTTDIPGGYSMFDFRQFLKESYNLRVKHVSEIEKPVLMLISRRETRRFLNEDEMVEMMEELGFQVIRAEPGRMSNLDKFAGVVNSCSVMVGAHGAGLTNEIFLPTGAVMVQVVPLANEWAAANYFGEPAKEMGVQYLEYKIEPEESSLFDAYGRDHPVITDPESVISKGYYAFRSVYVDGQDLKINLERFKKTLIEAKQLLGSSTPFDP
- the LOC18593456 gene encoding ribonuclease 3-like protein 2, producing MTRCLDKVIGRQKSNVLSLKSLCAKTFEMLHLKAKFSLFHHCSSVVSTMNEHLVQPHDGVSAEASALKLMAATAVLAFLLHVFWRCCCSCFRHVKRCYYSYFSSCSSSSAATMDPSAIAGVEKILNYKFKNKRLLEEALTHSSFSNTVSFERLEFIGDASLGLAVATHFFRLGQLKLTPGQLTKLREKCVSNAKLARVAADHGLYWLLRKYNTASLDDNVREYERAVKDAADDHNITVKNPDILADVVEALAGAVYLDVNFDLDKLWTKSER
- the LOC18593457 gene encoding ribonuclease 3-like protein 2, yielding MNQFFGHVDTVTHRYANLHAPPISYNHFTTTTTSSSSSPSSDMEASIAAVERILNYSFRNKRLLEEALTHSSYSDSTSYQRLEFVGDAALGLALTNHVFLAYPELDPGLLSLIRAANISTEKLARVAIKHRLFQFVRHNATSLEDKVREFAKVVSQEDDPVSYGGSMKAPKVLADIVESVAAAVYVDVNFDLSKLWVIIRGLLEPIVTLEDLQQQPQPVTVLFEFCQKQGKHVDIKHWKKGLRNVASVYVDGSFVASGSSEQKDIAKLNAARGALHKLLQSMPVDVNPFGIGGINGSFEIDGAKQKLHELCGKKKWPKPIYELEKDEGRPHEKIFVSSVKIPTVDGALYITGDEKSRVKEAENSAASFMIRALQESGYL